A single window of Nicotiana sylvestris chromosome 5, ASM39365v2, whole genome shotgun sequence DNA harbors:
- the LOC104222697 gene encoding uncharacterized protein, with protein sequence MVLQQQDREKGFKKYSELISLLLVAERNNDLLMRNYENRPTGSTPLPEVDEKNNHQKWKRKDEKQKANDSETECYHCGGKGHWANIYRTPRHLVELYQASLKNQDTEANFVSDNNFDITHLDVADFFEHPDEKIDHLIDDGSVVKDDWVV encoded by the exons atggtcCTGCAACAGCAGGACAGAGAGAAAGGTTTCAAGAAGTACTCTGagttgatttctcttctccttGTGGCTGAACGAAACAATGATTTGCTCATGAGAAATTACGAAAATCGACCTACTGGGTCTACACCATTGCCTGAAGTGGATGAG AAAAATAACCACCAAAAGTGGAAAAGGAAAGATGAGAAGCAAAAGGCAAATGATTCAGAAACTGAATGCTATCATTGCGGTGGAAAAGGGCATTGGGCAAATATTTATCGTACACCAAGacatttggttgagctttatcaagcatctctaaAGAATCAAGACACTGAGGCCAATTTTGTCTCTGACAATAATTTTGACATCACCCACTTGGATGTGGCAGACTTCTTTGAGCACCCTGATGAGAAAATAGACCACTTGATCGATGATGGATCCGTGGTTAAAGATGATTGGGTAGTTTAA